A window of Longispora fulva contains these coding sequences:
- a CDS encoding S8 family peptidase yields MAPATVTAAAPSAPAAVWAAGTRAYFVITAPNDTAGAKSAIATNGGSVFASYDAIGVIVAHSTSASFAATMRGVSGVQQVGATRTSDVPADAYNPAIPASPAQSTTTLTETNRWDMTQIKADQAWAVTTGSSSVVVGVLDTGVDDAHQDLAPNFDATDSVSCAYGKADTRTGAWRPVGDHGTHVAGTIAAAKNGKGVVGVAPGVKIAAVRVAEPSTSLFFAENTVCGFMWSGDHGFKITNNSYFTDPWQFNCPDDVDQAAIIEGVKRATAYAEGKGVLNVAAAGNSNVNLANKTSDTSSPNDSTAVNRTITNACIDIPTELPGVVTVAAMGNGNVKASYSNFGNGVIDVAAPGGDGSSGVYSTIPGGKYGTMNGTSMASPHVAGVAALLASQNPTDTPAQLRAKLSTQANDVACPSDTRCTGTTANNAFFGEGQVDALKAVGVVVPPGKYFENLADVAINDNSTSESSLVVSGVTGNAPTTLKVGVNIVHTYRGDLVISLVAPDGSVYLLEDFPNNDSTANVNKTYTVNASSEVANGTWKLRVQDVASQDTGKIDAWNLTF; encoded by the coding sequence GTGGCCCCCGCCACGGTCACCGCCGCGGCCCCGAGCGCGCCGGCCGCCGTGTGGGCCGCGGGTACCCGCGCGTACTTCGTGATCACCGCCCCCAATGACACCGCGGGCGCGAAGTCGGCGATCGCCACCAACGGCGGTTCCGTCTTCGCCTCCTACGACGCGATCGGCGTCATCGTCGCGCACTCCACCTCGGCGTCGTTCGCGGCGACGATGCGCGGTGTGTCCGGCGTGCAGCAGGTCGGCGCGACCCGGACCTCGGACGTGCCGGCGGACGCGTACAACCCGGCCATCCCCGCGTCGCCGGCCCAGTCGACCACCACGCTGACCGAGACCAACCGCTGGGACATGACCCAGATCAAGGCCGACCAGGCGTGGGCCGTCACGACCGGCTCCTCGTCGGTCGTGGTCGGCGTCCTGGACACCGGTGTGGACGACGCGCACCAGGACCTGGCCCCGAACTTCGACGCCACCGACTCGGTGTCCTGCGCCTACGGCAAGGCCGACACCCGCACGGGTGCCTGGCGTCCGGTGGGTGACCACGGCACGCACGTCGCCGGTACGATCGCCGCCGCCAAGAACGGCAAGGGCGTCGTGGGCGTGGCCCCCGGCGTGAAGATCGCGGCCGTCCGGGTCGCCGAGCCGTCGACCAGCCTGTTCTTCGCGGAGAACACGGTCTGCGGCTTCATGTGGTCCGGTGACCACGGCTTCAAGATCACGAACAACAGCTACTTCACCGACCCGTGGCAGTTCAACTGCCCGGATGACGTGGACCAGGCCGCCATCATCGAGGGCGTCAAGCGGGCCACGGCGTACGCGGAGGGCAAGGGCGTGCTGAACGTGGCCGCCGCCGGCAACTCCAACGTCAACCTGGCGAACAAGACCTCGGACACCTCGAGCCCGAACGACTCGACCGCGGTCAACCGCACCATCACCAACGCGTGCATCGACATCCCGACCGAGCTGCCGGGCGTCGTGACCGTGGCCGCGATGGGCAACGGCAACGTGAAGGCGTCGTACTCCAACTTCGGCAACGGCGTCATCGACGTCGCGGCCCCGGGCGGCGACGGCTCCAGCGGGGTCTACTCGACGATCCCGGGCGGCAAGTACGGCACCATGAACGGCACCTCGATGGCCAGCCCGCACGTGGCCGGCGTCGCGGCGCTGCTCGCCAGCCAGAACCCGACCGACACCCCGGCCCAGCTGCGGGCGAAGTTGTCCACCCAGGCCAACGACGTGGCGTGCCCCTCGGACACCCGGTGCACCGGCACGACGGCGAACAACGCGTTCTTCGGCGAGGGCCAGGTCGACGCGCTCAAGGCCGTGGGCGTCGTCGTCCCCCCGGGCAAGTACTTCGAGAACCTGGCCGACGTGGCGATCAACGACAACTCCACCTCGGAGTCCTCGCTGGTGGTCAGCGGGGTCACGGGCAACGCCCCGACGACCCTGAAGGTCGGCGTGAACATCGTGCACACCTACCGGGGCGACCTGGTCATCTCGCTGGTCGCGCCGGACGGTTCGGTGTACCTGCTGGAGGACTTCCCGAACAACGACAGCACGGCCAACGTGAACAAGACGTACACGGTCAACGCCAGCTCCGAGGTCGCCAACGGCACCTGGAAGCTGCGGGTGCAGGACGTCGCGTCCCAGGACACCGGCAAGATCGACGCCTGGAACCTGACCTTCTAG
- a CDS encoding GNAT family N-acetyltransferase — MFSLPLGDRAELRPLDVWRAGEFLANLDRCRDYISPWVGRAFVATDLDSARTVLRRYADKHAADAGGIWGIWLDGTLVGGILFVSFDPAAGVAEAGCWLEPAAVGHGLVTRAMGHLLDWTFGVRGLSRVEWRTIAGNERSIGVAKRLGMRRDGVLREVNAAGEGGTRQDDEIWSLLAREWRA; from the coding sequence ATGTTCTCCCTGCCACTCGGTGACCGCGCCGAACTCCGCCCCCTGGACGTCTGGCGGGCCGGGGAGTTCCTGGCGAACCTCGACCGGTGCCGCGACTACATCTCGCCGTGGGTCGGCCGGGCCTTCGTGGCCACGGACCTGGACTCGGCCCGCACGGTGCTGCGCCGGTACGCCGACAAGCACGCCGCCGACGCCGGCGGGATCTGGGGGATCTGGCTGGACGGCACCCTGGTGGGCGGCATCCTGTTCGTGTCCTTCGACCCGGCGGCGGGCGTGGCCGAGGCCGGCTGCTGGCTGGAGCCCGCGGCGGTCGGGCACGGCCTGGTGACGCGCGCGATGGGCCACCTGCTGGACTGGACGTTCGGGGTGCGCGGGCTGAGCCGGGTCGAGTGGCGCACCATCGCCGGCAACGAGCGCAGCATCGGTGTGGCCAAGCGGCTCGGGATGCGGCGGGACGGGGTGCTGCGCGAGGTGAACGCGGCCGGGGAAGGCGGCACCCGGCAGGACGACGAGATCTGGTCCCTGCTGGCCCGCGAGTGGCGGGCGTGA
- a CDS encoding TetR/AcrR family transcriptional regulator: MPPARGDHEARRRDVSEAVWRVLARHGFGGLTLRAVATEMDASTGLLVHYFPNKRALVAHALGVLFERTETRDRLEPPAAGLAALRTGLCDILPLTGDEPAMSRIWVGSWDVALSDPELGAEQARRYALSRDRLRVHVEAAQLRGELPAGKDPDAVAAAAQSFALGVVVQALLDPAAFPEERQLALLDDFLAGLACAP; the protein is encoded by the coding sequence ATGCCACCCGCCCGTGGGGACCACGAAGCCCGCCGCCGCGACGTCTCCGAGGCCGTCTGGCGGGTCCTCGCCCGGCACGGCTTCGGCGGCCTGACCCTGCGCGCCGTCGCCACGGAGATGGACGCCTCCACCGGCCTGCTCGTGCACTACTTCCCGAACAAGCGCGCGCTGGTCGCCCACGCGCTCGGCGTGCTGTTCGAGCGCACCGAGACCCGCGACCGGCTCGAACCGCCCGCCGCCGGCCTGGCCGCGCTCCGGACGGGCCTGTGCGACATCCTGCCCCTGACCGGGGACGAGCCGGCCATGAGCAGGATCTGGGTCGGCTCGTGGGACGTCGCGCTGTCCGACCCGGAGCTGGGCGCCGAACAGGCCCGACGGTACGCGCTGTCGCGGGACCGGCTCCGGGTGCACGTCGAGGCGGCCCAGCTGCGCGGGGAACTGCCGGCGGGAAAGGACCCGGACGCCGTGGCGGCCGCGGCCCAGTCGTTCGCGCTGGGCGTCGTGGTGCAGGCGCTGCTGGATCCGGCGGCGTTCCCGGAGGAGCGTCAGCTGGCCCTCCTCGACGACTTCCTCGCCGGCCTGGCGTGCGCCCCCTGA
- a CDS encoding threonine aldolase family protein, whose translation MTETEVERRTRIVRSCARRLNGSPMPSPADRLAQLAAHPAAGGLGDMYGDGGPVAALETRVADLLGAEAALFFPTGTMAQQAALRIHGTTVALHPQSHPEVHERHAYSTLSGLRAVWPTRAPRLPTPEEIAACEPFDTLMLELPLRDPGFLLPTWDELTATVAAARDRGARVHLDGARLWESTVQLGHGLAEIAALADSVYVSFYKTLGGISGAALTGSAGFVAEARAWRHRYGGNLFQQWPAALSALVGLDAELPRLEEYVAHAKVVAGALAAHVTVHPAVPHTHQFQVWLPYPAEVVNAAALAHAEETGEWVLGFLWDAGTPGWSMTEMTVAGPALEWTAEDVTAGVKALLSRLS comes from the coding sequence ATGACCGAGACCGAGGTGGAACGCCGTACCAGGATCGTCCGGAGCTGCGCGCGCCGGCTCAACGGCAGCCCGATGCCCTCCCCCGCCGACCGGCTGGCCCAGCTCGCGGCGCACCCGGCGGCCGGCGGCCTCGGCGACATGTACGGCGACGGCGGCCCGGTCGCGGCCCTCGAGACCCGGGTCGCCGACCTGCTCGGCGCGGAGGCCGCGCTGTTCTTCCCGACCGGGACCATGGCCCAGCAGGCGGCGCTGCGCATCCACGGCACGACCGTGGCCCTGCACCCGCAGTCGCACCCCGAGGTGCACGAACGGCACGCCTATTCGACCCTGTCCGGGCTGCGGGCCGTGTGGCCGACCCGGGCGCCCCGGCTGCCCACGCCGGAGGAGATCGCGGCGTGCGAGCCCTTCGACACCCTGATGCTGGAGCTGCCGCTGCGCGATCCCGGTTTCCTGCTCCCGACCTGGGACGAGCTGACCGCGACGGTCGCCGCCGCCCGGGACCGGGGCGCGCGGGTGCACCTCGACGGGGCCCGGTTGTGGGAGTCGACGGTGCAGCTGGGCCACGGCCTGGCGGAGATCGCCGCGCTCGCCGACTCGGTGTACGTCTCCTTCTACAAGACCCTCGGCGGCATCTCCGGCGCGGCGCTGACCGGTTCGGCCGGGTTCGTGGCGGAGGCCAGGGCGTGGCGGCACCGGTACGGCGGCAACCTGTTCCAGCAGTGGCCGGCCGCACTGTCCGCGCTGGTCGGATTGGACGCGGAACTCCCCCGGCTGGAGGAGTACGTGGCGCACGCGAAGGTGGTCGCCGGGGCGCTCGCCGCACACGTGACCGTGCACCCGGCCGTGCCGCACACGCACCAGTTCCAGGTGTGGCTGCCCTACCCGGCGGAGGTGGTCAACGCGGCGGCGTTGGCGCACGCGGAGGAGACCGGGGAGTGGGTGCTGGGGTTCCTGTGGGACGCCGGGACGCCCGGGTGGTCGATGACGGAGATGACCGTGGCCGGGCCGGCGCTGGAGTGGACGGCCGAGGACGTGACGGCCGGGGTGAAGGCACTGCTGTCCCGCCTGTCCTGA
- a CDS encoding GNAT family N-acetyltransferase, translating to MIAYSTDVSVLDATRLTGFFVGWPAAPTAERHLAALRGSHRVVLALDGDRVVGFVNLISDGVLTGFVPWLEVLPEYQKRGIGAELVRRILAEAGHLYSVDLVCDPDVKPFYDRLGLFELVGMGVRNRAVLTGGPGAGESKGLV from the coding sequence ATGATCGCGTACTCCACGGACGTCTCCGTCCTCGACGCCACCCGCCTGACCGGCTTCTTCGTCGGCTGGCCGGCGGCGCCCACCGCCGAGCGGCATCTCGCAGCGCTCCGGGGCAGCCACCGGGTGGTCCTCGCCCTCGACGGCGACCGGGTCGTCGGGTTCGTCAACCTGATCAGCGACGGGGTGCTCACCGGGTTCGTGCCGTGGCTGGAGGTGCTGCCGGAGTACCAGAAGCGGGGGATCGGCGCGGAACTCGTCCGCCGGATCCTCGCCGAGGCCGGCCACCTCTACTCGGTGGACCTGGTCTGCGACCCGGACGTGAAGCCGTTCTACGACCGCCTCGGCCTGTTCGAGCTGGTCGGCATGGGCGTCCGCAACCGCGCGGTGCTGACCGGAGGCCCCGGCGCGGGCGAGTCCAAAGGTTTGGTCTAA
- a CDS encoding NADPH-dependent F420 reductase, producing the protein MNIGVLGTGTVGQTIASRLVELGHSVTMGARQAGNENATAWAAAHHGRAGTFAEAAAFGALVINCTNGAGALDALAAAGEANLAGKVLIDVTNPLDFSAGMPPTLTVANTDSLAERIQAAYPATKVVKSLNTVTASVMVRPDTVPGDHVVFVAGEDAGAKEITRGLLGEFGWPEARVLDLGGIRAARGMEMYLPLWLSLYGALGVGAFNIAVHAAK; encoded by the coding sequence ATGAACATCGGGGTACTGGGCACCGGCACCGTCGGGCAGACCATCGCCAGCAGACTCGTCGAGCTGGGCCATTCCGTCACCATGGGCGCACGCCAGGCGGGCAACGAGAACGCCACCGCCTGGGCTGCGGCACACCACGGGCGGGCCGGCACGTTCGCCGAGGCCGCGGCGTTCGGCGCGCTCGTGATCAACTGCACGAACGGCGCGGGCGCGCTCGACGCCCTGGCGGCGGCCGGCGAGGCCAACCTCGCAGGCAAGGTCCTGATCGACGTGACCAACCCGCTGGACTTCTCCGCCGGGATGCCGCCGACCCTGACCGTGGCCAACACCGACAGCCTGGCGGAGCGGATCCAGGCGGCGTACCCGGCGACGAAGGTCGTCAAGTCGCTGAACACCGTGACCGCGTCGGTGATGGTCCGGCCGGACACCGTGCCCGGCGACCACGTGGTGTTCGTCGCCGGCGAGGACGCCGGAGCGAAGGAGATCACCCGGGGGCTGCTGGGCGAGTTCGGCTGGCCGGAGGCCCGGGTGCTGGACCTGGGCGGGATCCGGGCGGCGCGCGGGATGGAGATGTACCTGCCATTGTGGCTGTCGCTGTACGGCGCGCTGGGTGTCGGCGCGTTCAACATCGCGGTGCACGCGGCGAAGTAG
- the egtD gene encoding L-histidine N(alpha)-methyltransferase produces the protein MELDIYLDHTDLAKQLRADASAGLTATPKWLSPRWFYDARGSDLFEEITQLDEYYPTRTERAILTERAHEIAELTGARTLVELGSGSSDKTRLLLDALSPALFMPLDVSVSALKAAAVAVHAEYPNMRVHALVADFNRHLERIPRAESRLVAFLGGTIGNLIPEERARFYAELRGALEPGEWLLLGTDLVKDPGTLVRAYDDAAGVTAEFNKNVLLVLNRELGADFDVDSFAHVAHWDAEHEWIEMRLRAERDMRVHLQRLDLTVEFAAKEELHTEVSAKFREEGVATELRAAGFEPLRWWTDPDDLFGLTLAVAS, from the coding sequence ATGGAACTCGACATCTACCTCGACCACACCGACCTGGCCAAACAGCTGCGCGCGGACGCGTCGGCCGGCCTGACGGCCACCCCGAAGTGGCTGTCGCCCCGCTGGTTCTACGACGCCCGGGGCAGTGACCTGTTCGAGGAGATCACCCAGCTCGACGAGTACTACCCGACCCGCACCGAGCGGGCCATCCTCACCGAGCGGGCGCACGAGATCGCGGAGCTGACCGGCGCGCGGACCCTGGTGGAGCTCGGTTCCGGCTCCTCGGACAAGACCCGGCTGCTGCTCGACGCGCTCAGTCCGGCGCTGTTCATGCCGCTGGACGTGTCGGTGAGCGCGTTGAAGGCGGCGGCGGTGGCCGTGCACGCGGAGTACCCGAACATGAGGGTCCATGCCCTGGTCGCCGACTTCAACCGGCACCTGGAGCGGATCCCGAGGGCCGAGTCACGGCTGGTGGCGTTCCTGGGCGGCACGATCGGCAACCTGATCCCCGAGGAGCGGGCCCGGTTCTACGCCGAGCTGCGCGGGGCCCTGGAGCCGGGCGAGTGGCTGCTGCTGGGCACCGACCTGGTCAAGGACCCGGGCACGCTGGTCCGGGCCTACGACGACGCGGCCGGGGTGACCGCCGAGTTCAACAAGAACGTGCTGCTGGTGCTCAACCGGGAGCTGGGCGCGGACTTCGACGTGGACTCCTTCGCGCACGTCGCGCACTGGGACGCCGAGCACGAGTGGATCGAGATGCGGCTGCGGGCCGAGCGCGACATGCGGGTCCACCTGCAGCGACTCGACCTGACCGTGGAGTTCGCCGCCAAGGAGGAGCTGCACACCGAGGTGTCGGCGAAGTTCCGCGAGGAGGGTGTGGCGACCGAACTGCGGGCCGCCGGATTCGAACCGCTGCGCTGGTGGACCGACCCGGACGACCTTTTCGGCCTGACCCTCGCCGTCGCGTCGTAA
- the egtC gene encoding ergothioneine biosynthesis protein EgtC yields MCRHLAYVGEPVTLAELLLDPEHSLRHQSWAPRDMRGGGTINVDGFGVGWYPGDGAPPVRYRRAVPIWGDTNFSSLARSIRSGAIVGAVRAATPRMPVVETACAPFTEDQWLFSHNGVVRGWPEVVADVAARLPVLDLIQLEAPTDSALLWALVRDRLRSGMSPVKAVAETVTEVYEAAPTARLNLLLTDGETIVASTCGHSLWTRPGTVASEPFDTSGDWAAVDDHRIVTVTRTGTTTEAI; encoded by the coding sequence ATGTGCCGTCACCTGGCGTACGTCGGAGAACCGGTCACCCTGGCCGAGTTGCTGCTCGACCCGGAGCACTCGCTCCGGCACCAGTCCTGGGCTCCACGCGACATGCGGGGCGGCGGCACGATCAACGTGGACGGCTTCGGCGTCGGCTGGTATCCGGGCGACGGCGCGCCCCCGGTGCGCTACCGGCGCGCGGTGCCGATCTGGGGCGACACCAACTTCTCCTCCCTGGCCCGGTCGATCCGGTCCGGCGCGATCGTCGGCGCGGTGCGGGCGGCCACGCCCCGGATGCCGGTGGTGGAGACGGCGTGCGCCCCGTTCACGGAGGACCAGTGGCTGTTCAGCCACAACGGCGTGGTCCGGGGCTGGCCGGAGGTCGTCGCCGACGTCGCCGCCCGGCTGCCCGTGCTCGACCTGATCCAGCTGGAGGCTCCGACGGACTCCGCGCTCCTGTGGGCGCTGGTCCGCGACCGGCTGCGGTCCGGAATGTCCCCGGTGAAGGCGGTCGCGGAGACCGTCACCGAGGTGTACGAGGCGGCCCCGACCGCCAGGCTCAACCTACTGCTGACCGATGGGGAGACGATCGTGGCCAGTACCTGCGGACACTCGCTGTGGACCCGCCCCGGGACCGTGGCGTCCGAACCGTTCGACACCTCCGGCGACTGGGCGGCGGTGGACGATCACCGGATCGTGACCGTGACCCGGACCGGTACGACCACGGAGGCCATCTGA